GTCGTAACCGTTGAAGACCTGGAACGCGACGGTTTTTGTGAAAACCCGCTGTTCCATACATTTGTGGCTGAATCACGACAGGGCGAAATCGTGGGAATGGCACTGTATTATTACCGGTATTCCACCTGGAAAGGCCGCACAATCCATCTCGAAGACCTGATCGTCACCGAAACCATGCGCGGCACCGGGATCGGGCTGAGGCTCTACCGCGAAATCATCGCACAGGGAAAACGCGATGGAGTGCGACGGATTGAGTGGAACGTACT
The nucleotide sequence above comes from Flavobacterium magnum. Encoded proteins:
- a CDS encoding GNAT family N-acetyltransferase, which produces MIVRKGEKKDMPAVLALITELAVFEKEPEAVVVTVEDLERDGFCENPLFHTFVAESRQGEIVGMALYYYRYSTWKGRTIHLEDLIVTETMRGTGIGLRLYREIIAQGKRDGVRRIEWNVLDWNTQAIVFYEKSGAQVLADWRVVHMDGAGIDRFLDQ